Proteins from one Meriones unguiculatus strain TT.TT164.6M chromosome 10, Bangor_MerUng_6.1, whole genome shotgun sequence genomic window:
- the Olfml3 gene encoding olfactomedin-like protein 3 codes for MGPSAPLLLFLFLSWTGPLRGQQHHLVEYMERRLAALEERLAQCQDQSSRHAAELRDFKNKMLPLLEVAEKEREALRAEADVIAGRVDRLEREVDYLETQNPALPCVELDEKATGGSGGKGKGRRNEKYDMVTDCSYTIAQVRSMKILKRFGSPAGLWTKDPLGPAEKIYVLDGTQNDTAFVFPRLRDFTLAMAARKASRIRVPFPWVGTGQLVYGGFLYYARRPPGGPGGGGEPENTLQLIKFHLVNRTVVDSSVFPAERLIPPYGLTPDTYIDLAADEEGLWAVYATREDDRHLCLAKLDPQTLDTEQQWDTPCPRENAEAAFVICGTLYVVYNTRPASRARIQCSFDASGTLAPERAALSYFPRRYGAHASLRYNPRERQLYAWDDGYQIVYKLEMRRKEEEV; via the exons ATGGGGCCCAGTGCGCctctgctcctctttctctttttgtcgTGGACGGGACCCCTTCGGGGACAGCAGCACCACCTTGTGGAGTACATGGAACGCCGACTAGCTGCCTTAGAG GAGCGGCTGGCCCAGTGCCAGGACCAGAGTAGCCGGCATGCTGCTGAGCTGCGGGACTTCAAGAACAAGATGCTGCCTCTGCTGGAGGTGGCGGAGAAGGAGCGGGAGGCGCTCAGAGCCGAGGCAGACGTCATCGCGGGGAGAGTGGACCGTCTGGAGCGGGAAGTGGACTATCTGGAGACCCAGAACCCAGCTTTGCCCTGTGTAGAGCTGGATGAGAAGGCGACCGGAGGCTCGGGGGGCAAAGGCAAGGGCCGAAGAAATGAGAAGTACGATATGGTGACGG ACTGCAGCTACACCATCGCTCAGGTGAGGTCAATGAAGATCCTGAAGCGGTTTGGGAGCCCGGCCGGTCTGTGGACCAAGGACCCGCTGGGGCCGGCGGAGAAGATCTACGTGTTGGACGGCACGCAGAACGACACGGCCTTCGTCTTCCCGAGGCTGCGTGACTTCACCCTCGCCATGGCGGCCCGGAAAGCTTCCCGGATTCGGGTGCCCTTCCCCTGGGTGGGCACTGGACAGCTGGTGTACGGCGGCTTCCTCTACTACGCCCGCAGGCCTCCCGGAGGACCCGGAGGGGGCGGTGAGCCGGAGAACACTTTGCAGCTGATCAAATTCCACCTGGTAAACCGAACGGTGGTGGACAGCTCGGTGTTCCCCGCGGAGCGGCTGATCCCCCCCTACGGGCTGACGCCAGACACGTACATCGACCTGGCAGCGGACGAGGAGGGCCTTTGGGCTGTCTATGCCACTCGGGAAGACGACAGGCATTTGTGTCTAGCCAAGTTAGACCCGCAGACCCTCGACACCGAGCAGCAGTGGGACACGCCATGTCCCAGGGAGAACGCAGAGGCCGCCTTTGTCATCTGTGGGACCCTGTACGTTGTCTATAACACCCGCCCCGCCAGCCGGGCCCGGATTCAGTGTTCCTTTGACGCCAGCGGCACTCTCGCCCCTGAACGGGCAGCGCTCTCTTATTTTCCACGCCGGTATGGCGCCCATGCCAGCCTTCGCTATAACCCCCGTGAGCGCCAGCTGTATGCTTGGGATGATGGCTACCAGATTGTCTACAAACTGGAgatgaggaggaaagaggaggaagtttAA